From the Chelonoidis abingdonii isolate Lonesome George chromosome 4, CheloAbing_2.0, whole genome shotgun sequence genome, the window GGCTAGCTAGTGGTTACCTAagtgacagggagaaggggttttCGTGGCACAGCGACTCCGAGGGAAACTGCTACTTGGGATCGGTAATATACAAAAAATTTTCTCAGTGGATTATCATCATTATCAGGTACTgatcttttaaaaagaggaatTAGGTGGGGGCAAATAGTTACCaatctggtttgttttttaaaatgcatgaagTTATGCTGCTGGGTTTGCACTGGCTCTTGGTATCTGTTGCAGCTTGCCATGTAAATCATAGTTTTCTATGCGAGTTAAGAAAGCTGAGCTGTCAAGGGTTAAAACCAAATACAATTACATATAGGCTGGTAAGGGAATTTGTTGCATGCTTTTAAAAACTTAGTAGCAAGCTTTTTCTAATAGCTTTAGTGAATGAAATCCTAATTTCACCCATTGCCACTGGGGTATTTTTGACAACAATTTTAGCCTTCAGCCATGTAAGCAAGTAAAATGTTTGACAAAAGCAAACTTTGGAGGGACCCTTATTTACTCTGCGATAACTTGCTAAGCCAATATTAGCGTTTAGTTTCGTACACACACCAAGTCCCCAGTGGCTGAGGACCATCCCGAGGCGTAGAGTTCACTGTAACCGAATACAACATCTCTGTGTTAAATATACCCCCGATGACATTTCTTCTCGTCTTCCTCCACCAGGATTTCAGCCAGAATGAAACTGGTTCACGTAACCCTCCTCTATCTCGGGTCCGTGACCTTCCTTGGGGTGCATGCTGCACGGCTAGACGTCGCTTCAGACTTCAAAAGAAAGTAAGTATCCAAATATGCTTCACTGCCCAGGCTGAGGAATGGCTCTGAGACATGGCTAATAGTCCGGGCGCGCTCCGTCCTAGGTGTAAACTCCTCTGGGAACAGCACCTACAACACCCCTTTAGGAAACCTGCGCTGGCAGAACCTCAACCTTTAGCCCCTTACCTGTGCTTGGTTTGGCTCCTGCACTGTGGGCTCGCGCTAACAGCccgtcccgcccccccccccctttgctgctcctttcAGATGGACCAAATGGGCACTGAGCCGGGCCAAGCGCGACGCGATACCTCCCGGCACGTTCAGCGGGCAAGTGGCAGCTGCGGACGTGCAGCCTCTCATACGGTCACAGGACGTGAAGGAGGATCCCCGAGTCTCGCATCCCAGGTAACTTCGCGGTCACACACGTATTGCAGGCGGGCTCTTGCGCAAGCCGGTGGAAAGTTTTCAGTCTCCCTTGTTCGGGCTGGTTGAATCCTAGATGACCTCCCCGCGGCTGGGGACCCCTAGGGACCGTAAAACCTCTTGGGATCTGGCTCCGGCGTCCTCTATTGTAGCTGGCGGGAGACTCGCACATTTGCTGTGGAAAGCCAAATATAAATGGGAACCTGAGTCCCGGATACACAGCTATAATATCAGCCACCAGACTGCGAGGTCACTTTCTCCAACAGCCAGCAAGCTTTGGGCTATGGCCTTTACTCTGTACTCAGTGCAAACACTACCCAGCCTCCCCTTTCCCTAGATGCACTGCTAATCCCAGGTTTCCCCCGGCCCTGgagccctcttcctcctccaggagggCCCGCTTGCTCCGCAACCCCACCGCTCCTCTCTCAtgtcctcttcctctcccctgtgtCTTGTAGCAGCCCGGAGGATGCCCGCATCCGCGTGAAGCGCTACCGCCAGAGCATGAACGGCTTCCCCCACTTGCAGGCCATGCGCCTGGGCTGCAGGTTCGGGACCTGCACGATCCAGCAGCTGGCCCACCAGATCTACCAGCTGACAGACAAGGACAAGGACGGCGCCGCCCCTGTGAACAAGATCAGCCCCCTGGGATACGGCCGCAGGCGGCGCTCGGTGCCAGCCCCTAGCCGGACGCAGTCTCCCTGGCTCGCCCTGCTCTCCAGCCGCCGGGACAGCACGAGCGCCGCAGCCCCAGGCCAGCCTGGCCGGCTGCAGGCGCAGCTCCGCGCCCCCTCTCTC encodes:
- the ADM gene encoding pro-adrenomedullin, with the protein product MKLVHVTLLYLGSVTFLGVHAARLDVASDFKRKWTKWALSRAKRDAIPPGTFSGQVAAADVQPLIRSQDVKEDPRVSHPSSPEDARIRVKRYRQSMNGFPHLQAMRLGCRFGTCTIQQLAHQIYQLTDKDKDGAAPVNKISPLGYGRRRRSVPAPSRTQSPWLALLSSRRDSTSAAAPGQPGRLQAQLRAPSLKT